TTAGTTAGAGGATCAGTCACATCATAACTAGCATTTACGCTATTGATGTTTGTCCCGGGTGCTGCTAAACTAAAGTTATAAACACCTTTTAATCCATTAGAATATGTAGTAGGAGCACTCAAATAATCAAATTTATCATCTCTTTTTGTGGTTACTATAAATTTACCATCACTATCCTTGCTAACTTGTGCGCTATCTAGGGCTGTTACTACTATTATAGATCTAATATCTTCATCATAATATGGAGCTAAAGCCATGATACCAGGAGATATGATCCCCTCATTACCAGAGGCAAAAACGCTAAGAATTTGCTTCTCTTTAGATAGCTTTATAAGATCACTTGCAGTTGAATCTCTTTGAATTAACGGGATATAATCATTTGGATTATTAGCATTTTTTAGAAATAAAATCGATGAACTAGTGAGCGAATTTAATCCAGATAGCGGATAAACCGTAGCATTCCAACTATTATTAATAGCTGCGATATTTTTATCCTTAAAATACTCATATACATTTGGGGCTGTAAATTTAGATGAACCAGTATTATGCCCTGTTATCTGAACGCCATAAGCCTTGGCGTCTGTAGCGATTCCGCCTATTTTGCCATCGGGCTTAGCTAGTATAATCCCAGCTACATGGCTACCATGAGTATCAACTGAAAAATCCGGCTCATAATCACTACCTCTATACTCAGAATAAATTTGATCCACAATCCGCCCAGATAAGTTAGGGTGATCTTTATTTATCGCACTATCTATAACCCCAACAAATACGCCATCACCAGTTACGCTCTTGTCATTATAATTAATAAGCTCAAAATCTGTAACACCAAACAGATATATAGGAATAATAAGTAATAATTTAATGGATTTCATAAATTTGCCTTAATTGCTTTATATTAATTATTATATAATAATTAATTTTATAAAAATATAAAAAATAATTATAATCTTTAAGCAGAAGCTCTTAATATTTAATTAGATAAAACAAAATATTTTTAAGTTGGATTTAATAGTTCATAGCTACAATTTTAATTAAATTTATTCATTTTAATAGTTAAGGAGACTTTATGAATACTAGAAAAGAGCACGATTTTATCGGTGAATTAGAAATTGCCGATAATGTTTATTATGGAGTTCAAACATTTAGAGCAGTTGAAAATTTCAACATTACTCACGAACGTATTTGCAATTTTCCAAATTTTATAGTAGCACTTGCTCAAGTTAAAAAAGCAGCGGCACTTGCAAATTTCGATCTTGGCTTGCTTGATGCAAAGATCAAAAATGCTATTTGTGAAGCTTGCGATCAAGTAATGAGCGGTAAATATAACGATCAATTCGTTGTAGATATGATACAAGGTGGCGCAGGAACAAGTACAAATATGAACGCAAACGAAGTTATAGCAAACATCGCGCTTGAGATTATGGGACACAAAAAAGGCGAGTATGAGTACTGCCATCCAAACGATCACGTAAATCTAAGCCAAAGCACAAACGACGCTTATCCTACAGCTTTAAGAGTTGCTATTTATGAAAGACTTTGTGAGCTAACTGAAGCTATGCATATCTTAAAAGATAGCTTTGATAAAAAAGCAGAGGAGTTTAAAGACGTTTTAAAAATGGGTAGAACTCAACTTCAAGACGCAGTTCCTATGACTTTGGGTCAAGAGTTTAAAACTTTTGCTATCATGCTTGGCGAAGACATCGACCGCGTAAGAGAAGCTAGAAACTTAGTACGCGAGATAAACCTAGGCGGAACAGCTATCGGTACAGGTATCAACTCTCATCCTGACTATCCAAAAGTAGTCGAGACAAAACTTCAAGAAGTAACAAAACGTCCATTTATCACTGCTGGTAACCTTATAGAAGCTACTCAAGACACAGGCGCTTATGTTCAAATTTCAGGTGTTTTAAAAAGAGTTAGTACAAAACTAAGTAAAATTTGTAACGACTTAAGACTTCTAAGCAGTGGTCCAAGATGCGGACTAAATGAGATAAACTTACCAAAAATGCAACCAGGCTCAAGCATTATGCCAGGTAAAGTAAATCCTGTTATCCCTGAAGTAGTAAATCAAGTTTGTTTTGCAGTCATCGGCAATGACGTAACTGTAACTCTAGCTAGTGAAGGCGGACAACTTCAACTAAACGTATTTGAACCAGTTATCGCCTATAGCCTGTTTAACTCTATCGCAATGCTTAAAAAAGCTTGTCGTACTTTGGCTACAAAATGCGTTGATGGCATCACTGCAAATGAGAAAATTTGTTCTGATTTCGTTTATAACTCAATCGGTATCGTTACAGCATTTAACCCATATATCGGCTATGAAAACAGCGCTAGCATAGCAAAAGAAGCTTTAAGCACAGGAAAAAGCGTAGCAACTATCGCACTTGAAAGAGGACTTTTAACAGAGGATCAAATAAATGATATTTTACGTCCGGAAAATATGCTAAATCCTCACATGACAAATGAAGATAAAAACAAATTTAAAAAATAAAATTTTCGCAAAAATAACCTCAAATGGTTATTTTTCGGCGAAAATTTGGAGTGGCAAACAAAAACCTAAATTTAATCCGCGATAGATAACTTTAGTGCGTTTCCAAAACCAGCGAATGCGACGGCTTTAGCCGAGGTTTCTGTGAAAGTGCCAAACTTTGGTCGCAAAGACCGGTTTTACCGGTCTGCGAAGTCAAAAATTTA
The sequence above is a segment of the Campylobacter hyointestinalis subsp. lawsonii genome. Coding sequences within it:
- the aspA gene encoding aspartate ammonia-lyase; this encodes MNTRKEHDFIGELEIADNVYYGVQTFRAVENFNITHERICNFPNFIVALAQVKKAAALANFDLGLLDAKIKNAICEACDQVMSGKYNDQFVVDMIQGGAGTSTNMNANEVIANIALEIMGHKKGEYEYCHPNDHVNLSQSTNDAYPTALRVAIYERLCELTEAMHILKDSFDKKAEEFKDVLKMGRTQLQDAVPMTLGQEFKTFAIMLGEDIDRVREARNLVREINLGGTAIGTGINSHPDYPKVVETKLQEVTKRPFITAGNLIEATQDTGAYVQISGVLKRVSTKLSKICNDLRLLSSGPRCGLNEINLPKMQPGSSIMPGKVNPVIPEVVNQVCFAVIGNDVTVTLASEGGQLQLNVFEPVIAYSLFNSIAMLKKACRTLATKCVDGITANEKICSDFVYNSIGIVTAFNPYIGYENSASIAKEALSTGKSVATIALERGLLTEDQINDILRPENMLNPHMTNEDKNKFKK
- a CDS encoding S8 family peptidase, giving the protein MKSIKLLLIIPIYLFGVTDFELINYNDKSVTGDGVFVGVIDSAINKDHPNLSGRIVDQIYSEYRGSDYEPDFSVDTHGSHVAGIILAKPDGKIGGIATDAKAYGVQITGHNTGSSKFTAPNVYEYFKDKNIAAINNSWNATVYPLSGLNSLTSSSILFLKNANNPNDYIPLIQRDSTASDLIKLSKEKQILSVFASGNEGIISPGIMALAPYYDEDIRSIIVVTALDSAQVSKDSDGKFIVTTKRDDKFDYLSAPTTYSNGLKGVYNFSLAAPGTNINSVNASYDVTDPLTNRSDKNLYRVSSGTSMAAPVVTGAAALVAQKFPFMSGKQIADTLLSTANKDYIGPKIVLKETTTGKTLCDGKVLCSSSKRYTIFYVDSEIPKKEDGSIDQKAVEKDLLNSGYFGINWKYDRMSGMAAIDDDDYPWVQKVTKEDLFGQGILDIDKALIRYRNLRRK